The Candidatus Omnitrophota bacterium DNA window ACCTCATTTAGTCAATCTTTTCCGGCCCTTTTGCCTTCGTCGTTTAATAATTTTCTTGCCACCAGCACTAGCCGTTCTAGCTCTAAAGCCGTGCTTTCGTTTTCCTTTCAACTTTGTTGGTGTCTTTAAATTTTTCTTCATGCGTTCCTTGAGTCTCTCAAGAGTTAAGGTGATGATTTTAGCATATATCTTACTGGTGTCAACTACAAAAATGTTGCAAAGCTGATTTATTGCGGTATAATTATTTTCACTCCTAAAGACCCATGTGGATAAGTTGTGGATTTTGTGGAATGGTGCGCTCTAACATAAAGCGGGAGAAGGATTTTTGTCATGGCCGATACGGTTTGGAAAACTTGTAAAGAACATCTAAAAAACACTCTTGGCGATACTTCTTTCAATACTTGGATTGCTCCTTTAGGTGTAAAAAAAATAACC harbors:
- the rpmH gene encoding 50S ribosomal protein L34; translated protein: MKKNLKTPTKLKGKRKHGFRARTASAGGKKIIKRRRQKGRKRLTK